The following proteins are co-located in the Tetrapisispora phaffii CBS 4417 chromosome 4, complete genome genome:
- the BEM2 gene encoding GTPase-activating protein BEM2 (similar to Saccharomyces cerevisiae BEM2 (YER155C); ancestral locus Anc_8.207), whose amino-acid sequence MVVVIVCCLVHTGMPRFRYPGAVVICFSLFYFDLTQGDGTVTSLAHTFYNYLFVIGIYVYADIYLVYSLHSIKKTNFTYTPVVFHRIRSKNIDKITDMRGFKWSSRRRASKMADDDSDSHEGNGNGTVHPRSRSMSHAGNATGNAAEPTASKRKSSFLLSSRFSRSNENIISEQQLSRSSTVGIPSIAETAQQARMPRSQPQQPQPQQQPQQHADRNTVVTLDQNNYDNTILKVGWVNRSNGQYLQSAASPIDSRMPNDHISRPDSTHGSTSQNNLGEKLGGSLSKESIVPPKKDLYMYKSNSSGSSLNLNTIGSGNNDTLLVPDYKLYRAQLKGPLLHLYKSGLPNSVKYFDPLVTQPPSNNNNAQTNTIGSATSQTPRQTLSYVNDIFPHPQLKLEKNKDGRERIVSGSLESLCHTVLFWNTTSRNAINLILLLPMLDDFTKSFNYFILYTNHFIAHYHNDNATDEKKLNLLEERISLLIKSIVDLMPSFLLSQQCLNSIFTLIKMLKLENLKTIINNKTKSLNKLVSFKNLELLQSDELRALKYEYFIKSVDPIAFADTFHTISLTFDKVWSPRYDYSLLYNSTYINNVTISPSTPQNNSSNNNSTESLIIRSLNPSVFNNDDNLHILGRIMTSQLFSSSASPKLRAELLMIWIKVGCRLEEIGDLSSWLSIATIICSQPILRLSKTWNFVDDTTIKIVLRDWIPTMVQLGRRQFASKSTNSVFILAPPNLEDKFIRENVISYFGDLTIYADKLKDDIKFKYLEKKINRTKNAFYKWEQRLQDTSNKDANAINVQSKINKDLKIDENVKNDINSYWRYYLSSPKVDINKLMQLSLDIEPPSVDQSIYSKIGLNTNSSILTGSYLPVVFNELSTNFSFFPKKSIIELSAVKNTKNDLPTGEQTHSSSKVPPPRSSARMSKSISISEPFSLMRSSYAQINDDYSNNTIDEISSKQITGFDLIDSAILKNISSIEPSNSKLMRSACDIYNINSHIFRLNNGLIFKTFQDHSDENSNIGINTSFASEISDSTTRFSHLSVSTNNNTSFRDIIKDLSTISNSKDSRLSSIPKSNSIEDLDFLKDITKFSDGFDESTVINTVLKSSSLDKMIDLLVLTITIFSKLVNTSDLKKYYEDVSKVTSVENDSLLKQAAPSTTFGLLDFAFVKLSMDSTLFTEIFFDSYKSFTTTTSLIEQLAKRFIKAKACAYAITAMSLRESELSDTVDSSKFPNWDMTVEKESEINMSFVLMIHLGIMEAVHHLVKHQYSDFADDITCNSTFLDFFKILEESVTEDWPKQIRVIKEERALPPDQIEEIDSVYSKLSLHFNNIKSLYQKQFYRPVNMHRASRRASMLLNSFVNYSYDNFSNSLKNIENVDEFTTSFLALKYNDYEAILNWLVPLNIFISQQFQLVTKSEWITLSQQLEILYNQSPTSLFNYPSHIEYLKLLSVGDLEIEELEIANIFVWLSSVVGNQRQLFFKTIPVSIQLLFKFHLSLTNFFVSIISDPNINFQDRVNRFSVIIQTLNYVRWKNSSIDAFEVSHKTDHDSELSPHIPSFIETAIANALLAPQSRRYETSLRFAHSKLKVQKSQKRLRSICEILEDIDAIHIKLFLEAEVSATGVTNNYCPCPGWLVSSLMDLTLLISNSSSLNTNSFNFDKKRCINNIISNVTEMIPNTNNNHGRSSNFFKILFTNYRLPLESYQGKVKDVSKEEAKLADLKETGLYNEILILEVEKLRREKQKKEMLLMKEHESKRISVSQNISWKNKRNSIIIPSSYQVTANNQVTTSVTNGTDITKRNSVSSSSTRNSIITSNNHSGVSRRLGDFFKSPFSMGTFSSSVSNQSLHSYLVQVLKNDGSLSPAVLPEIELSNLLETKPMLIIKTFEIKAIVPLVNHKMSSSYAYSFKIIMGNGSEHTIQATSMKDMNEWVQMIKTSKRYSFYSQKYKGKTHNKVFGVPLEDICEREKGPVPAIVVKLLQTIEERGLDEIGLYRVPGSTGSITALKNAFDEEGAINNTFTLDDDRWYEINTIAGCFKMYLRELPDSLFTNEKIDDFAGVTLQFKAKKLSEEEYTNSIIKLLNGLPNIYYETMKAIVLHLNTVHKHVSNNRMDASNLAIVFSMSFIDQDNFASSMGTTLGAIQTILQHFITFPEKFFKE is encoded by the coding sequence ATGGTGGTTGTAATTGTATGCTGTTTGGTGCATACTGGAATGCCCCGGTTTCGATATCCTGGTGCAGTGGTAATctgtttttctttattctATTTTGATCTCACGCAGGGAGATGGAACAGTTACTTCATTAGCCCATACCTTCTATAATTATCTTTTTGTAATTGGGATATACGTATAtgcagatatatatttagtgTATTCTCTTCACTctatcaaaaaaacaaactTCACCTACACACCAGTTGTCTTCCATCGGATACGGAGTAAGAACATTGATAAGATCACCGACATGAGAGGTTTCAAATGGTCGTCAAGACGGAGGGCCTCCAAAATGGCTGACGATGATTCAGACTCCCATGAAGGCAATGGGAATGGCACTGTTCATCCGCGTTCACGTTCGATGTCGCATGCTGGCAATGCCACTGGCAATGCGGCTGAGCCAACAGCGAGCAAGAGGAAAAGTTCATTTCTATTGTCTTCTAGGTTTAGTAGATCGAACGAAAATATCATATCGGAACAACAATTGTCGCGATCGTCCACTGTAGGCATTCCTTCCATCGCAGAGACTGCTCAACAGGCAAGGATGCCACGTAGCCAGCCGCAGCAACCACAGCCGCAGCAGCAGCCTCAGCAGCACGCGGATAGGAATACTGTGGTCACTTTGGATCAGAACAATTATGATAACACTATCTTGAAAGTGGGATGGGTGAACAGATCGAACGGTCAGTATTTGCAATCGGCTGCATCGCCAATAGATTCTCGTATGCCAAATGATCATATATCTAGACCAGATTCAACGCATGGCTCGACAAGTCAAAATAATCTTGGCGAGAAATTGGGTGGCAGCTTGAGCAAAGAAAGCATCGTGCCGCCAAAGAAAGACCTATACATGTACAAATCAAATAGTTCAGGCTCAAGCTTAAACCTGAACACAATTGGAAGTGGTAACAACGATACTCTATTGGTCCCAGATTATAAACTATATAGAGCACAATTGAAAGGTCCCTTACTGCATCTTTACAAGAGTGGACTGCCGAACAGTGTGAAGTATTTTGATCCTTTAGTCACACAACCACCttcaaacaataataatgcaCAAACTAATACAATTGGAAGCGCTACAAGTCAAACTCCAAGACAAACTTTAAGTTATGTAAATGATATATTCCCACATCCACAattaaaattggaaaaaaataaagatggTAGAGAGAGAATTGTTTCAGGAAGTTTAGAGAGTCTTTGTCACACTGTTTTGTTTTGGAATACAACATCAAGAAATgcaataaatttgattttattgcTACCTATGTTAGATGATTTCActaaatcttttaattatttcattttgtaTACAAATCATTTCATAGCCCACTACCATAATGATAACGCAAcagatgaaaaaaaattaaatttattagaagaaagaatatcattattaatcaAATCAATAGTAGATCTGATGCCAAGTTTTCTGTTATCTCAACAATGTCTAAATTCAATCTTTACATTAATCAAGATGCtcaaattagaaaatttgaagacaataataaataataagacAAAATCTTTAAACAAACTAgtatcttttaaaaatttagagCTATTACAATCCGATGAACTGAGAGCcttaaaatatgaatattttattaaatcagTCGACCCTATTGCATTTGCTGACACTTTCCATACAATAAGTTTGACATTCGATAAAGTTTGGTCTCCTAGGTACGATTATTCCCTGCTTTACAATTCTACTTATATCAATAATGTTACAATCAGTCCTTCGACTCCACAGAATAATAGCTCCAACAACAATAGTACCGAATCGCTTATAATTAGATCATTGAATCCTTCTGTAttcaataatgatgataactTACATATTTTGGGAAGAATAATGACCTCACAACTGTTCTCATCATCAGCTTCACCAAAACTGCGTGCAGAATTATTGATGATCTGGATTAAAGTTGGTTGCAGATTGGAGGAAATTGGAGATTTATCCTCTTGGTTGTCAATAGCAACTATTATATGTTCTCAACCAATATTAAGATTATCAAAAACCTGGAATTTTGTCGATGATACTACTATAAAAATTGTGCTGCGTGATTGGATCCCAACAATGGTACAATTGGGAAGGAGGCAATTTGCATCTAAATCCACAAATAGTGTATTTATTCTAGCACCTCCTAACCTAGAGGACAAATTCATAAGAGAAAATGTTATATCATATTTTGGAGATTTAACAATTTATGCCgataaattgaaagatgatattaaatttaaataccttgagaagaaaattaatagaACAAAAAATGCATTTTATAAATGGGAACAAAGGCTGCAAGATACATCTAACAAAGACGCCAATGCAATTAATGTACAAAgcaaaattaataaagacttgaaaattgatgagaatgttaaaaatgatattaattcATATTGGAGATACTATTTATCTTCTCCCAAGGTGGATATTAATAAGTTAATGCAGTTAAGTTTGGATATCGAACCTCCAAGTGTAGATCAatctatatattcaaagatTGGCCTCAATACTAATTCGTCAATTTTAACGGGGAGCTATCTACCAGTAGTTTTTAATGAGTTAAGCACaaacttttcatttttccCAAAGAAGTCAATCATTGAGTTATCTGCAGTTAAAAATACCAAAAATGATCTCCCAACAGGAGAACAAACTCATTCTTCAAGTAAAGTGCCGCCACCAAGATCTTCTGCAAGGATGTCAAAATCCATTTCCATCAGTGAACCATTTAGTCTAATGAGATCTTCTTATGCACAAATAAATGATGACTACAGTAATAATactattgatgaaattagtTCAAAACAAATAACTGGGTTTGACCTAATTGACTCGgcaattttgaaaaatataagttCAATCGAACCTTCAAATTCCAAATTAATGAGATCAGCATGTGATATTTACAACATTAACTCTCATATTTTCCGTTTAAACAATGGActaatttttaaaacatttcaAGATCACTCAGAtgaaaatagtaatataGGAATTAATACAAGTTTTGCAAGTGAAATAAGTGACTCCACCACTCGTTTTTCACATTTATCTGTAtcaactaataataatacttcATTTAGAGATATAATCAAGGATTTATCAactatttcaaattctaaAGACTCTCGACTTTCCTCAATTCCAAAAAGCAATAGCATCGAAGATTTAGACTTTTTGAAGgatattacaaaattttCTGATGGATTTGATGAATCAACAGTTATCAATACAGTTTTAAAATCTAGCTCCTTGGATAAAATGATTGATTTATTAGTATTGacaattacaatattttctaaattagTAAATACCAGCGATctaaagaaatattatgaagATGTTAGTAAAGTAACTTCGGTTGAAAATGAttctttattaaaacaagCAGCTCCTTCCACTACATTTGGGTTATTAGATTTTGCCTTTGTAAAATTATCAATGGATAGTACTCTATTTactgaaatatttttcgaTTCTTATAAAAGTTTTACTACAACAACTTCATTAATTGAGCAACTAGCCAAACGATTTATTAAAGCAAAGGCATGTGCATACGCTATAACAGCAATGTCATTGAGAGAATCTGAACTAAGCGACACGGTTGACAGTTCCAAATTTCCAAATTGGGACATGACAGTTGAAAAGGAGAGTGAAATAAATATGTCTTTCGTTCTCATGATACATTTAGGAATAATGGAAGCTGTCCACCATTTGGTGAAACACCAATATTCAGATTTCGCAGATGATATAACCTGTAATTCCACATTTTTAGATTTCTTTAAGATTTTAGAGGAATCCGTAACAGAGGATTGGCCAAAGCAGATTAGAGTAATTAAAGAAGAGAGAGCTTTGCCACCAGACCagattgaagaaattgattctgtatattcaaaattgtCACTTCATTTCAATAACATTAAATCGTTGTAccaaaaacaattttatcgTCCTGTAAATATGCACAGAGCTAGTAGAAGAGCTAGTATGTTATTGAATTCTTTTGTTAATTACTCTTATGATAATTTTAGCAATTCTCTAAAGAACATTGAAAACGTTGATGAATTCACAACATCATTTTTGGCactaaaatataatgattatGAAGCTATATTGAATTGGCTTGTTCCATTGAACATTTTTATATCacaacaatttcaattagTAACCAAATCTGAATGGATAACTCTTTCACAACAATTGGAAATCTTATATAATCAATCACCAACATCCCTATTTAACTATCCTTCACATATTGAATATCTGAAACTGTTAAGTGTAGGAGATttagaaattgaagaattagagATCGCGAACATATTTGTCTGGTTGTCATCAGTAGTAGGAAACCAAAGACAGCTCTTTTTCAAAACTATTCCAGTGTCTATccaattattattcaagttccatttatcattaacaaatttttttgtttccaTTATTTCAGATCCTAATATCAATTTCCAAGATCGTGTGAATAGATTTTCGGTTATTATCCAAACCTTAAATTATGTAAGATGgaaaaattcttcaattgatgCATTTGAAGTAAGTCATAAAACAGATCATGATTCAGAACTTTCCCCACACATTCCTTCATTTATTGAAACTGCAATAGCAAATGCATTGCTAGCACCTCAATCAAGAAGGTACGAGACAAGTTTGAGATTTGCTCATTCTAAACTAAAAGTTCAAAAATCTCAAAAGAGATTGAGATCAATATGCGAGATATTAGAAGATATCGATGCAATACatatcaaattatttttggaGGCAGAGGTATCTGCTACTGGGGTAACAAACAATTATTGTCCATGTCCAGGATGGCTGGTTTCATCATTAATGGATTTAACATTACTAATATCTAATTCAAGTTCTTTGAACACTAACTCgtttaattttgataaaaagaGGTGCATCAATAACATAATATCAAATGTAACCGAAATGATTCCAAATACTAATAACAATCACGGTCGCTCAagcaatttctttaaaatattgtttacTAATTATAGATTACCTTTGGAGTCATACCAAGGCAAAGTAAAAGATGTCTCTAAAGAGGAAGCAAAATTAGCTGATTTGAAAGAAACTGGTCTATATAACGAGATTTTAATTCTTgaagttgaaaaattgagaaGGGAAAAGCAAAAGAAGGAGATGCTATTAATGAAAGAACATGAAAGTAAACGAATTTCTGTCTctcaaaatatatcatgGAAAAATAAGAGGAACTCAATTATTATTCCAAGCAGTTACCAGGTAACTGCTAATAATCAAGTTACAACTAGTGTTACAAATGGTACAGATAttacaaaaagaaattccGTTTCATCTAGCTCAACTAGAAACTCAATTATAACATCAAATAATCATAGTGGCGTCAGCAGAAGATTAGGagattttttcaaaagtcCTTTTTCTATGGGAACTTTCTCCTCCTCAGTATCAAATCAATCATTGCATTCTTATTTAGTCCAAGTTTTGAAGAATGACGGCTCCTTATCACCTGCTGTTCTTCCAGAAATTGAACTATCTAATCTATTAGAAACCAAGCCCAtgttaattattaaaacatttgaaattaaagcAATCGTTCCTTTAGTAAATCATAAAATGTCATCCTCATATGcttattcttttaaaattattatggGTAATGGCTCTGAGCATACGATTCAAGCAACCAGTATGAAGGATATGAATGAATGGGTCCAAATGATCAAAACATCTAAGAGATACTCCTTTTATTCTCAAAAATACAAAGGGAAAACACACAATAAAGTATTTGGTGTTCCGTTAGAGGATATCTGCGAACGTGAGAAGGGTCCTGTACCTGCTATTGTTGTCAAGTTGTTACAAACAATAGAAGAAAGAGGTCTAGATGAGATCGGTCTATATAGAGTACCTGGTTCTACTGGTAGCATAACTGCATTAAAGAACGCTTTTGATGAAGAAGGTGCTATAAATAATACCTTTACGCTAGATGATGATAGATGGTATGAAATTAATACTATTGCTGGTTGCTTCAAGATGTATCTTAGAGAACTACCAGATAGTTTATTCactaatgaaaaaattgacGATTTCGCTGGAGTAACTCTTCAGTTTAAAGccaaaaaattatcagaaGAAGAGTATACAAATtctattataaaattattaaatggCTTGccaaatatttattatgaGACCATGAAGGCAATTGTATTACATTTGAATACAGTTCATAAACATGTTAGTAATAACAGGATGGATGCTTCGAATCTTGCCATCGTATTTTCGATGAGTTTTATTGATCAAGATAATTTTGCTTCAAGTATGGGTACAACTTTAGGCGCTATTCAGACAATATTACAGCATTTTATTACATTTCCTGAAAAGTTTTTCAAGGAATAA
- the TFB5 gene encoding TFIIH complex subunit TFB5 (similar to Saccharomyces cerevisiae TFB5 (YDR079C-A); ancestral locus Anc_8.211), translated as MARARKGALIQCDPSIKALIIQIDSEYNDIILEELDETHILVDPRKVEYIKQELNRLLSKNIYNPLEEEEEE; from the coding sequence ATGGCCAGAGCAAGGAAGGGTGCCCTGATCCAGTGTGATCCATCGATCAAGGCGCTGATCATCCAGATCGACTCCGAGTACAATGATATAATCTTGGAAGAACTTGATGAGACACATATACTGGTCGATCCAAGAAAGGTGGAGTACATCAAGCAGGAACTGAACCGCTTGTTGTCGAAGAATATATACAATCCTTTGGAAGAGGAGGAAGAGGAGTGA
- the VPS41 gene encoding Vps41p (similar to Saccharomyces cerevisiae VPS41 (YDR080W); ancestral locus Anc_8.212) gives MVGVEDAKETLEDPVEDSVAVTQEESSQPSSEEDSGDELEDGPPLLKYTRFDKKLPPNFFQRDSISAMLLTDNFFAFGTEAGILHLTDKYFNTLKTFKCHRSSIRKISTDFVQNKYFGTASLDGTVVIGEYANPSNTTVAYDFKRPVNSLVLDKDYERNKNFISGGTAGDVVLSQRNWLGNRLDVVLNSEEHRLHQHSKNLSADKILELNYINDVLIWFNNNGITFYDIYSKTTLLNIPFPMEGEGEQTRSDLYKPYLHVSDTDRIIIGWYKYIWILKISVLKLSYNNSKDKSSPNGTSRSSVASSSTGFVPSKIFNEPKNISTFLSNAASSLKATPDKKIELEVNFNIDFLISGISSFKDDQLLVLGFENYSTQDYRKRIITPPEIKILSMVDGREEMSNEIIVKDYKSLSINDFYLAKYIDDLTTCYYLICPTDAICIQELTLKDHYDWYVKNKMYLKAWEIGEYVTDDYERFKVGLLYLQDILDSDNNEHLAKMINSILNYRKLDNIQDGELLQNIKDEWKKHILHFAKNGELSLIINYIPTYYNIGVDTYDIVLDSLLKEKDFTGLLALLENWPPDLYNRKLLTDNVEQLIQLQDTDNVEYRKLVIYLYSKEEKYSKAIPHMLIINDLNALDILISHDIVSQFMNDIVRIVLLPFNNDIKKFDELALGEVELLLTKPIQILVKSKDTLDLKKLIDAFSEPKSLQIVNFLFLKEISNFDPNLTIAYEDYMIQLYFNYSKSEVLYVFKRKSDYNIENAIDICMKNGDAVEELIYLWGEAGETKKALSLIIDELNDPTTAIEYVNSWGDVELWEFLIGYSLDKPSFVKALLNSNDKFGETYAEVIKGMPDTMEIEGFSVIINNILKDNTLSESALKNIFKIIDDETISCSMDYMRINTMGKLFDGEADK, from the coding sequence ATGGTAGGTGTTGAGGATGCTAAGGAGACGCTTGAAGACCCTGTAGAGGATTCAGTCGCTGTGACCCAAGAAGAAAGCTCGCAACCCAGCTCGGAAGAGGACTCTGGTGATGAATTGGAAGATGGGCCTCCCTTACTCAAGTATACTAGGTTTGACAAAAAACTGCCACCAAACTTCTTTCAGAGGGATTCAATCTCTGCCATGTTGCTCACcgataatttttttgcattTGGGACTGAAGCAGGGATTCTTCACCTCACTGATAAGTATTTTAATACATTAAAGACATTTAAATGCCATAGATCCTCAATACGGAAGATCTCAACAGACTTCGTGCAAAATAAGTATTTTGGTACCGCATCTCTCGATGGGACGGTGGTCATTGGAGAGTATGCTAACCCATCGAATACTACCGTGGCTTATGACTTTAAGAGACCAGTGAACTCGTTGGTGCTAGATAAGGATTATGAAAggaataaaaatttcatctCAGGTGGTACTGCTGGAGATGTAGTTCTATCGCAAAGAAACTGGTTGGGAAACAGATTGGATGTAGTTCTGAACTCAGAAGAACATAGATTGCATCAgcattcaaaaaatttgagtgctgataaaatattagagctgaattatataaatgatGTTTTGATTTGGTTTAACAATAACGGAATCACCTtttatgatatatattctaaGACTACTTTACTAAACATTCCATTTCCAATGGAAGGTGAGGGAGAACAGACAAGATCAGATTTGTACAAACCATATTTGCATGTATCGGACACAGACAGAATAATTATAGGATGGTATAAATACATCTggatattaaaaatatccgttttgaaattatcttacaataattctaaGGATAAAAGTAGTCCTAATGGTACTTCTAGATCTTCCGTTGCATCTTCCTCGACTGGTTTTGTACCATCAAAGATATTTAATGAACCAAAGAATATCAGTACATTCTTATCGAATGCAGCTTCATCTTTAAAAGCAACACctgataaaaaaattgaactTGAGGTAAACTTCAATATAGATTTCCTAATCAGTGGtatttcatcatttaaagACGATCAACTATTAGTTTTGGGCTTTGAAAATTATTCTACGCAAGATTatagaaaaagaataataactCCTCCAGAAATCAAGATTCTAAGTATGGTAGATGGGAGGGAAGAAATGAGCAACGAAATAATAGTTAAAGATTATAAGAGTCTTTCGATAAATGACTTTTATTTagcaaaatatattgatgatttaaCAACATGTTATTATCTGATTTGTCCAACGGATGCTATTTGTATTCAAGAACTTACTTTAAAGGATCACTATGATTGGTACGTTAAAAACAAGATGTATCTAAAAGCATGGGAAATTGGTGAATATGTAACTGACGATTATGAACGTTTCAAAGTTGGTTTACTGTATCTTCAAGATATCTTAGATagtgataataatgaacaTTTAGCTAAAATGATTAATTCTATTTTAAACTATCGAAAATTGGATAATATTCAAGATGGTGAATTGctacaaaatattaaagatgaaTGGaaaaaacatattttaCATTTTGCTAAAAATGGTGAATTGtctttaattattaattatatccCAACTTACTACAACATCGGAGTTGATACATATGATATTGTCTTGGACTCGcttttgaaagaaaaagattttaCTGGATTGTTAGctttattagaaaattggCCTCCAGATTTATATAACAGGAAATTGCTAACTGATAATGTAGAacaattaattcaattacaaGACACAGATAATGTTGAATATAGAAAACTAGTAATTTActtatattcaaaagaggaaaaatattcaaaagcTATACCTCATATGCTAATAATTAATGACTTGAACGCTTTGGATATACTAATTTCTCATGATATAGTCTCCCAATTTATGAACGATATAGTACGAATAGTTTTGCTAccttttaataatgatattaaaaaatttgatgaattggCACTGGGTGAAGtagaattattattaaccAAACCAATCCAAATATTGGTAAAAAGTAAAGACACACTGGATCTTAAAAAGCTCATAGATGCTTTCAGTGAACCAAAATCTCTTCAAATTGTCAATTTCTTATTCTTAAAAGAGATATCTAACTTCGACCCAAACCTGACAATAGCATATGAGGATTACATGATCCAACTGTATTTTAATTACAGCAAATCAGAAGTCCTTTACgtttttaaaagaaaatcagattataatattgaaaatgctATTGATATATGTATGAAGAATGGTGATGCTGTAGAAGAACTGATATATTTGTGGGGAGAAGCAGGTGAAACAAAGAAAGCactttctttaataattgatgaattgaatGATCCTACAACTGCTATCGAGTATGTTAATAGTTGGGGTGATGTGGAACTATGGGAATTTTTAATAGGTTACAGTTTAGATAAGCCAAGTTTTGTTAAAGCTTTGTTAAATTCGAATGATAAATTTGGTGAAACTTATGCTGAAGTGATAAAAGGAATGCCTGATACAATGGAAATAGAAGGATTttctgttattattaacaacattttaaaagataataCACTCTCTGAAAGTGccttaaaaaatatttttaagaTTATCGATGATGAAACAATATCATGTTCGATGGATTACATGCGAATAAATACGATGGGAAAGCTATTTGATGGAGAAGCAGATAAATAG